A DNA window from Drosophila pseudoobscura strain MV-25-SWS-2005 chromosome 2, UCI_Dpse_MV25, whole genome shotgun sequence contains the following coding sequences:
- the Vps24 gene encoding charged multivesicular body protein 3, which yields MGLFGKTPSKDPKEQVQEWTHKIRKEGNQLDRQIRSIQREEDKVKRSLKQAAQKNDRDTCVILAKEIVNSRKAVNRIYTSKAHLNSVQMQMKNQLSTLRVAGSLQKSTEVMQAMQNLVRYPELAGIMRDMSKEMMKAGIIEEMLDETMDSLEESEELEEEAAKEVDKVLWEITDGKLGEAPLPPEATPADKTPAAAARVEVEEDDDEGEELQEMQSRLASLRS from the exons ATGGGCTTATTCGGCAAAACTCCAAGCAAAGACCCCAAAGAACAG GTGCAAGAATGGACGCACAAGATACGAAAGGAAGGCAACCAGCTAGATCGGCAAATCCGCAGCATACAGCGTGAGGAGGATAAAGTGAAGCGCTCGCTAAAACAGGCCGCCCAGAAAAATGACCGTGACACCTGCGTCATTCTGGCCAAAGAAATAGTGAATTCGCGCAAGGCCGTCAATCGCATATACACGTCAAAGGCTCATCTTAACTCCGTACAGATGCAGATGAAAAATCAATTAT CCACCCTGCGTGTGGCTGGTTCACTGCAAAAGTCAACGGAAGTCATGCAGGCCATGCAGAATCTGGTTCGATATCCCGAGCTGGCGGGTATTATGCGCGACATGTCGAAAGAGATGATGAAAGCCGGCATTATCGAGGAGATGCTGGATGAGACAATGGACTCACTGGAAGAGTCTGAGGAGCTGGAGGAAGAGGCGGCAAAGGAGGTGGACAAGGTTCTGTGGGAGATAACGGATGGCAAGCTTGGGGAAGCTCCACTGCCACCAGAGGCTACTCCAGCGGACAAAACCCCGGCAGCGGCCGCAAGAGTCGAGGtcgaggaggacgacgacgaaggCGAAGAATTGCAGGAGATGCAGAGTCGGCTGGCTTCCCTGCGTTCTTAG
- the MP1 gene encoding melanization protease 1, with product MELKFILGLLVLLTGERRQGYAQEIFGYCTTPDENSGTCINLKECGYLYELVQRGTVSTETRQFLQNSQCGYRSGQVLICCANNRRLNQQPVWGNQSPRPQQPPTPPRVPTSSLLPQPPNCGENFGDRVVGGVETGKKEFPWMVLIEYTKPGNVKGHHCGGSLINNRYVITAAHCVSAIPSDWQLSGVRLGEWDTSTNPDCTTEKNGRRDCNADYVDNPVVERIPHPQYPGNARDQLHDIALLRLRDPVVYTETISPVCLPSLASQRDAIFLGRKMVVAGWGRTETNFTSNRKLKAEVDPVPLSDCNNRYASQRRTVTSNQICAGGVEGVDSCRGDSGGPLLLEDYTEGYSNYYITGVVSYGPTPCGLKGWPGVYTRVAAYLDFIENNVRP from the exons ATGGAACTGAAGTTTATACTCGGACTCTTGGTGCTTCTTACTGGAGAAAGGCGGCAAGGCTACGCACAAG AAATCTTCGGGTATTGCACAACGCCCGATGAGAACAGTGGGACGTGCATTAACCTCAAGGAATGCGGATATCTGTACGAGCTGGTGCAAAGAGGAACTGTTTCGACCGAGACTCGCCAATTCCTTCAGAACAGTCAATGTGGCTATCGCAGTGGACAAGTCCTC ATTTGTTGTGCAAACAACCGCAGACTCAATCAGCAGCCGGTGTGGGGAAATCAGAGTCCGCGGCCGCAGcagccccccaccccgccGCGAGTTCCCACATCGAGCCTGCTGCCCCAGCCGCCCAATTGCGGAGAGAATTTCGGTGATCGCGTGGTAGGTGGCGTGGAAACGGGGAAAAAGGAGTTTCCTTGGATGGTACTAATCGAGTACACGAAAC CCGGAAACGTCAAAGGCCACCACTGCGGAGGGTCGCTGATCAACAATCGCTATGTAATCACGGCGGCGCACTGCGTTTCCGCCATACCAAGCGACTGGCAGCTGTCGGGCGTGCGTTTGGGAGAGTGGGATACGAGTACAAATCCAGACTGCACAACAGAGAAGAACGGCCGGAGGGATTGCAATGCAGACTACGTGGACAACCCCGTGGTTGAGCGAATTCCTCATCCGCAGTATCCAGGCAACGCACGGGACCAGCTACACGACATTGCGCTGCTGAGGCTTAGGGATCCGGTCGTATATACAGAGACCATCTCGCCGGTCTGCTTGCCCAGTCTAGCATCACAGCGCGATGCAATTTTCCTAGGCCGCAAAATGGTAGTCGCCGGATGGGGTCGCACTGAGACCAACTTCACGTCCAACAGAAAGTTGAAGGCTGAAGTGGATCCTGTGCCGCTAAGTGACTGTAATAATCGATATGCTAGCCAACGGCGCACCGTCACCTCTAATCAGATTTGCGCTGGCGGCGTTGAGGGAGTGGATTCATGCCGCGGAGATTCTGGTGGTCCCCTGTTGTTGGAAGACTACACCGAGGGCTATTCCAACTACTACATCACAGGCGTAGTCTCATACGGACCAACACCATGTGGTCTAAAGGGATGGCCGGGTGTATACACAAGAGTGGCAGCGTATTTGGACTTTATCGAGAATAACGTCCGACCATAG
- the cpx gene encoding complexin isoform X7: MNFIGGDGGDDGDDKEKAEEEERERQEAIREAEDRRKEKHRKMEEEREKMRQDIRDKYNIKKKEEIVEAAPQEEPNPLMRKKKTPEELAAEAEQEELDDFTKLKNQIETQVNELKTQIEGKCVMQ, encoded by the exons ATGAATTTCATTG GAGGTGATGGCGGCGATGATGGCGATGACAAGGAaaaggcagaggaggaggagagggagCGTCAGGAGGCCATCCGCGAGGCCGAGGATCGGCGCAAGGAGAAGCACCGGAAAATGGAGGAGGAGCGCGAAAAGATGAGGCAAGACATTCGCGATAAG TACAACATCAAGAAGAAAGAGGAAATCGTTGAGGCGGCACCGCAAGAAGAGCCCAATCCTCTGATGCGGAAAAAGAAGACGCCCGAGGAACTGGCCGCCGaggcggagcaggaggagctcGACGATTTCACAA AACTGAAAAATCAAATAGAAACGCAAGTAAATGAGCTAAAAACTCAAATAGAGGGAAAATGTGTCATGCAGTGA
- the cpx gene encoding complexin isoform X6, with protein sequence MNFIGAVGGDGGDDGDDKEKAEEEERERQEAIREAEDRRKEKHRKMEEEREKMRQDIRDKYNIKKKEEIVEAAPQEEPNPLMRKKKTPEELAAEAEQEELDDFTKLKNQIETQVNELKTQIEGKCVMQ encoded by the exons ATGAATTTCATTG GCGCTGTAGGAGGTGATGGCGGCGATGATGGCGATGACAAGGAaaaggcagaggaggaggagagggagCGTCAGGAGGCCATCCGCGAGGCCGAGGATCGGCGCAAGGAGAAGCACCGGAAAATGGAGGAGGAGCGCGAAAAGATGAGGCAAGACATTCGCGATAAG TACAACATCAAGAAGAAAGAGGAAATCGTTGAGGCGGCACCGCAAGAAGAGCCCAATCCTCTGATGCGGAAAAAGAAGACGCCCGAGGAACTGGCCGCCGaggcggagcaggaggagctcGACGATTTCACAA AACTGAAAAATCAAATAGAAACGCAAGTAAATGAGCTAAAAACTCAAATAGAGGGAAAATGTGTCATGCAGTGA
- the Nepl11 gene encoding uncharacterized protein Nepl11, translating into MYLKVFAVLLSAVCVSCADSFASVENDLLHFSYKLEQYLDTNKLPCQDFYGYVCSRSANLSQTGKERFQTFLRVADDEQLMDMELQLVNFFKSCESARGADALRNSQLYRASGGWPALETAKPNATARRNHTLSWLGLLGHFHEMGSPYFFNVELTMQSNKRLVVLRPDSTRRHTMRKFEQRVGELLQSFDIEQSRAHVAALEVLSLERSRRDIVKTEHIEDEVQFTYGNFKRSAFGNSSLARLDWDGYFRKLLGGKTPQATDTIVVKQLPRLVDYFVLLQNTSMHRLLNWIWTDYLMDIVDSDCHQLAETYAGDIYAHVVQRVSADRVELTQMYSALGKAYTEQLAKSVWVDEISQQSSKQFLGRIMHLTLNGDERLNAVYHEIVLGRRSFYRNLEKLRRFQRKRQPPSESSQQLRQYAQIFDSVNALLGKQNLSTPLNHLLVAEYFARSLVAAGSNSRTPGAWRSTDSERRFAAFQNCSGTSPTQVNADELLLGLLAQRQALSCYKQWLRQPERVPLQERIDSLLGVGRMKLSLLRLYFIGSLLVDCRSELGPLQQERKRQLVHAVMRNSREFGDAFQCHSGDALAGQYQRCSLL; encoded by the exons ATGTATCTGAAAGTGTTCGCTGTTCTGCTGTCGGCGGTGTGCGTGAGCTGTGCTGATAGCTTTGCCAGCGTTGAGAACGACCTGCTGCACTTCTCGTACAAGCTGGAGCAGTATCTGGACACCAACAAGCTGCCGTGTCAGGACTTTTACGGCTACGTTTGCAGCAGGAGCGCCAATCTCAGCCAGACCGGCAAAGAGCGCTTCCAAACCTTCCTTAGGGTGGCCGACGATGAGCAATTAATGGACATGGAGCTGCAGCTTGTCAACTTCTTCAAGTCCTGCGAGAGTGCTCGCGGAGCGGATGCACTGAGGAACTCGCAGCTCTACCGGGCCAGCGGGGGCTGGCCTGCGTTGGAGACCGCCAAGCCGAACGCCACTGCACGGAGAAACCATACTCTGAGCTGGCTGGGATTGCTGGGCCATTTTCACGAAATGGGTTCGCCCTATTTCTTCAATGTGGAGCTCACTATGCAGTCCAACAAGCGGCTGGTTGTGCTCCGGCCTGACAGCACCCGACGGCACACCATGAGGAAGTTCGAGCAGCGGGTGGGCGAGCTTCTTCAGAGCTTCGACATCGAGCAGAGTCGGGCTCATGTGGCCGCTCTCGAAGTGCTCAGCCTGGAGCGCAGTCGCAGGGACATTGTCAAGACGGAGCACATAGAGGATGAGGTGCAGTTCACCTATGGCAACTTCAAGCGCAGTGCTTTCGGTAATTCCTCCTTGGCCAGACTCGATTGGGACGGTTACTTCAGGAAGCTGCTGGGCGGGAAGACGCCACAGGCCACCGACACGATCGTTGTAAAGCAGCTTCCGCGGCTGGTCGACTACtttgtgctgctgcagaaCACCAGCATGCACCGTCTGCTCAACTGGATCTGGACGGACTATCTGATGG ACATTGTGGACTCCGACTGCCACCAGCTGGCGGAGACGTACGCAGGGGACATATATGCCCATGTGGTGCAGAGAGTTAGTGCGGATCGGGTGGAGCTCACCCAGATGTACTCGGCCTTGGGAAAAGCCTACACGGAGCAGCTCGCGAAGAGCGTGTGGGTCGATGAAATCTCGCAGCAGAGCTCGAAACAGTTTCTGGGCCGGATCATGCACCTCACCCTCAATGGAGACGAGCGCCTAAACGCCGTCTACCACGAAATTGTGCTGGGACGTCGCAGCTTTTACCGAAATCTCGAGAAGCTGCGGCGCTTCCAGCGCAAACGTCAGCCGCCCTCAGAGTCGAGCCAGCAGCTGCGCCAGTATGCACAGATATTCGACAGCGTCAACGCCCTGCTGGGAAAGCAGAACCTGAGCACTCCTCTAAATCACTTGCTGGTTGCGGAGTACTTTGCCAGGAGTCTGGTGGCAGCGGGAAGCAACAGCCGGACACCGGGGGCCTGGCGCAGTACGGACTCGGAGAGGAGGTTCGCCGCATTTCAGAACTGCAGCGGGACCTCGCCCACCCAGGTGAACGCGGACGAGCTGCTCCTGGGTCTGTTGGCCCAGCGCCAGGCCCTCAGCTGCTACAAGCAATGGCTCAGGCAGCCTGAGAGGGTTCCGCTGCAGGAACGGATAGACTCTCTTCTCGGCGTTGGACGCATGAAATTGTCCCTCCTCCGGCTTTACTTCATCGGAAGTCTACTTGTGGACTGTCGGTCTGAGCTGGGCCCACTGCAGCAGGAGCGCAAGCGGCAATTGGTTCACGCCGTTATGCGGAACTCACGCGAATTCGGCGATGCCTTCCAGTGCCATTCCGGCGACGCCCTCGCCGGACAGTACCAGCGCTGCAGTCTTCTGTAG